The following coding sequences lie in one Glycine max cultivar Williams 82 chromosome 19, Glycine_max_v4.0, whole genome shotgun sequence genomic window:
- the LOC100802045 gene encoding sucrose synthase 2 isoform X2 — MSTQPKLGRIPSIRDRVEDTLSAHRNELISLLSRYVAQGRGILQPHNLIDELDNIPGDDQAIVDLKNGPFGEIVKSAKEAIVLPPFVAIAVRPRPGVWEYVRVNVSELSVEQLSVSEYLSFKEELVDGKINDNFVLELDFEPFNATFPRPTRSASIGNGVQFLNRHLSSIMFRNKDSLQPLLDFLRAHKYKGHALMLNDRIQTISKLQSALAKAEDYLSKLAHDTLYSEFEYVLQGMGFERGWGDTAERVLEMMHLLLDILQAPDPSTLETFLGRVPMVFNVAILSPHGYFGQANVLGLPDTGGQVVYILDQVRALENEMLLRIKKQGLDFTPRILIVTRLIPDAKGTTCNQRLERVSGTDHTHILRVPFRSESGTLRKWISRFDVWPYLETYAEDVASEIAAELQGYPDFIIGNYSDGNLVASLLAYKMGVTQCTIAHALEKTKYPDSDLYWKKFEDKYHFSCQFTADLIAMNNADFIITSTYQEIAGTKNTVGQYESHAGFTLPGLYRVVHGIDVFDPKFNIVSPGADMSIYFPYSEKQNRLTALHGSIEQLLFAPEQTDEYIGLLKDKSKPIIFSMARLDRVKNITGLVESFGKNSKLRELVNLVIVAGYIDVKKSSDREEIAEIEKMHELMKKYNLVGDFRWIAAQTNRARNGELYRYIADTQGAFVQPAFYEAFGLTVVEAMNCGLPTFATCHGGPAEIIEHGISGFHIDPYHPDQASQLLVEFFQKSKEDPSHWKKISDGGLQRIYERYTWKIYSERLMTLAGVYSFWKYVSKLERRETRRYLEMFYILKFRDLANSVPLAKDDAS; from the exons ATGTCTACGCAACCAAAGCTTGGTCGGATTCCCAGTATCAGAGACCGAGTTGAAGACACTCTCTCTGCTCACCGTAACGAACTCATTTCTCTCCTCTCCAG GTATGTGGCTCAGGGGAGAGGGATTTTGCAACCCCATAATTTGATTGATGAACTTGACAACATCCCTGGCGATGATCAAGCAATAGTGGATCTTAAAAATGGTCCCTTTGGTGAAATCGTCAAGTCTGCAAAG GAAGCCATAGTTTTGCCTCCTTTTGTGGCAATAGCAGTTCGTCCAAGACCTGGTGTTTGGGAATATGTCCGTGTTAATGTCTCTGAGCTCAGCGTGGAGCAATTAAGTGTTTCTGAATATCTCAGCTTCAAGGAAGAACTTGTAGATGGAAA GAttaatgacaattttgtattggaGCTTGATTTTGAGCCATTTAATGCCACATTTCCTCGTCCAACTCGCTCAGCATCCATTGGCAATGGTGTCCAATTTCTCAATCGCCACCTTTCATCTATTATGTTTCGCAACAAGGATTCCTTGCAGCCCTTGCTTGATTTCCTCCGAGCTCACAAATACAAGGGCCAT GCTCTGATGTTAAATGATAGAATACAAACCATTTCCAAACTTCAGTCTGCATTGGCCAAGGCTGAGGATTATCTCTCTAAGCTTGCACATGATACACTCTATTCAGAGTTTGAATATGT ATTGCAAGGAATGGGTTTTGAGAGAGGTTGGGGTGATACTGCTGAACGGGTATTGGAAATGATGCATCTGCTATTGGATATTCTTCAGGCTCCTGATCCTTCTACACTAGagacttttcttgggagagtaCCAATGGTATTCAATGTTGCTATATTATCTCCTCATGGCTACTTTGGACAAGCCAATGTCTTGGGTTTGCCTGACACTGGTGGGCAG GTTGTTTATATACTAGATCAAGTGCGTgcccttgaaaatgagatgcTCCTTCGGATCAAGAAACAGGGACTTGATttcactccaagaattctaatA GTTACCAGGTTAATACCTGATGCAAAGGGGACAACATGCAACCAGCGGCTAGAAAGAGTCAGTGGTACTGACCATACTCATATTTTGCGAGTTCCATTCAGATCAGAGTCAGGAACTCTCCGTAAATGGATTTCAAGGTTTGATGTGTGGCCTTATCTAGAGACTTATGCAGAG GATGTTGCCAGTGAAATTGCTGCTGAGTTACAAGGGTATCCTGATTTCATCATTGGAAACTACAGTGATGGGAATCTTGTTGCATCTTTATTGGCTTATAAAATGGGAGTTACACAG TGCACAATCGCGCATGCACTTGAGAAGACAAAATATCCAGATTCAGATTTATATTGGAAGAAATTTGAGGATAAATACCACTTTTCATGCCAATTTACTGCTGACCTAATAGCCATGAATAATGCTGATTTTATCATCACCAGTACATACCAGGAGATTGCAGGAAC GAAAAATACTGTTGGCCAGTATGAGAGCCACGCTGGTTTTACTCTTCCTGGGCTCTATAGGGTTGTCCATGGCATTGATGTTTTTGATCCCAAGTTCAATATTGTCTCTCCTGGAGCTGATATGTCAATATATTTCCCCTACTCTGAAAAGCAGAACAGACTTACAGCCCTGCATGGTTCAATTGAACAGCTATTATTTGCTCCTGAGCAGACTGATGAATACAT TGGTTTATTGAAAGACAAGTCAAAGCCCATAATTTTCTCCATGGCAAGGCTAGACAGAGTAAAAAACATAACTGGATTGGTAGAAAGCTTTGGTAAGAACAGCAAATTGAGGGAACTGGTCAACCTTGTCATAGTAGCTGGTTATATTGATGTAAAGAAGTCCAGTGACAGAGAAGAAATTGCAGAAATTGAGAAGATGCATGAGCTCATGAAAAAGTATAACTTAGTTGGTGATTTTCGTTGGATTGCTGCCCAAACAAATAGGGCACGTAATGGGGAGCTGTATCGCTACATAGCAGACACACAAGGTGCTTTCGTTCAG CCTGCTTTCTATGAAGCTTTTGGACTTACAGTTGTGGAGGCCATGAATTGTGGACTCCCCACTTTTGCTACTTGCCATGGTGGTCCGGCTGAGATCATTGAGCATGGTATATCAGGATTCCACATTGATCCTTATCACCCTGATCAAGCTTCACAGCTATTAGTTGAATTTTTCCAAAAGAGCAAGGAGGACCCAAGCCATTGGAAGAAAATATCTGATGGTGGTCTTCAAAGAATTTATGAAAG GTACACGTGGAAGATTTATTCCGAAAGGCTTATGACTTTGGCGGGAGTTTATAGTTTCTGGAAATACGTTTCCAAATTAGAGAGGCGTGAAACTCGACGATATCTTGAGATGTTCTATATCCTCAAGTTCCGTGATTTG GCAAATTCTGTTCCGCTAGCTAAGGATGATGCAAGTTAA
- the LOC100802045 gene encoding sucrose synthase 2 isoform X1 — MSTQPKLGRIPSIRDRVEDTLSAHRNELISLLSRYVAQGRGILQPHNLIDELDNIPGDDQAIVDLKNGPFGEIVKSAKEAIVLPPFVAIAVRPRPGVWEYVRVNVSELSVEQLSVSEYLSFKEELVDGKINDNFVLELDFEPFNATFPRPTRSASIGNGVQFLNRHLSSIMFRNKDSLQPLLDFLRAHKYKGHALMLNDRIQTISKLQSALAKAEDYLSKLAHDTLYSEFEYVLQGMGFERGWGDTAERVLEMMHLLLDILQAPDPSTLETFLGRVPMVFNVAILSPHGYFGQANVLGLPDTGGQVVYILDQVRALENEMLLRIKKQGLDFTPRILIVSVTFWVRFFILIRLLYLIVFSVQVKLKLSSVLKVTRLIPDAKGTTCNQRLERVSGTDHTHILRVPFRSESGTLRKWISRFDVWPYLETYAEDVASEIAAELQGYPDFIIGNYSDGNLVASLLAYKMGVTQCTIAHALEKTKYPDSDLYWKKFEDKYHFSCQFTADLIAMNNADFIITSTYQEIAGTKNTVGQYESHAGFTLPGLYRVVHGIDVFDPKFNIVSPGADMSIYFPYSEKQNRLTALHGSIEQLLFAPEQTDEYIGLLKDKSKPIIFSMARLDRVKNITGLVESFGKNSKLRELVNLVIVAGYIDVKKSSDREEIAEIEKMHELMKKYNLVGDFRWIAAQTNRARNGELYRYIADTQGAFVQPAFYEAFGLTVVEAMNCGLPTFATCHGGPAEIIEHGISGFHIDPYHPDQASQLLVEFFQKSKEDPSHWKKISDGGLQRIYERYTWKIYSERLMTLAGVYSFWKYVSKLERRETRRYLEMFYILKFRDLANSVPLAKDDAS; from the exons ATGTCTACGCAACCAAAGCTTGGTCGGATTCCCAGTATCAGAGACCGAGTTGAAGACACTCTCTCTGCTCACCGTAACGAACTCATTTCTCTCCTCTCCAG GTATGTGGCTCAGGGGAGAGGGATTTTGCAACCCCATAATTTGATTGATGAACTTGACAACATCCCTGGCGATGATCAAGCAATAGTGGATCTTAAAAATGGTCCCTTTGGTGAAATCGTCAAGTCTGCAAAG GAAGCCATAGTTTTGCCTCCTTTTGTGGCAATAGCAGTTCGTCCAAGACCTGGTGTTTGGGAATATGTCCGTGTTAATGTCTCTGAGCTCAGCGTGGAGCAATTAAGTGTTTCTGAATATCTCAGCTTCAAGGAAGAACTTGTAGATGGAAA GAttaatgacaattttgtattggaGCTTGATTTTGAGCCATTTAATGCCACATTTCCTCGTCCAACTCGCTCAGCATCCATTGGCAATGGTGTCCAATTTCTCAATCGCCACCTTTCATCTATTATGTTTCGCAACAAGGATTCCTTGCAGCCCTTGCTTGATTTCCTCCGAGCTCACAAATACAAGGGCCAT GCTCTGATGTTAAATGATAGAATACAAACCATTTCCAAACTTCAGTCTGCATTGGCCAAGGCTGAGGATTATCTCTCTAAGCTTGCACATGATACACTCTATTCAGAGTTTGAATATGT ATTGCAAGGAATGGGTTTTGAGAGAGGTTGGGGTGATACTGCTGAACGGGTATTGGAAATGATGCATCTGCTATTGGATATTCTTCAGGCTCCTGATCCTTCTACACTAGagacttttcttgggagagtaCCAATGGTATTCAATGTTGCTATATTATCTCCTCATGGCTACTTTGGACAAGCCAATGTCTTGGGTTTGCCTGACACTGGTGGGCAG GTTGTTTATATACTAGATCAAGTGCGTgcccttgaaaatgagatgcTCCTTCGGATCAAGAAACAGGGACTTGATttcactccaagaattctaatAGTAAGTGTAACTTTTTGGGTCAGGTTCTTCATATTGATAAGGCTGTTgtatttgattgttttttcaGTTCAagtcaaattaaaattgtcTTCTGTTCTGAAGGTTACCAGGTTAATACCTGATGCAAAGGGGACAACATGCAACCAGCGGCTAGAAAGAGTCAGTGGTACTGACCATACTCATATTTTGCGAGTTCCATTCAGATCAGAGTCAGGAACTCTCCGTAAATGGATTTCAAGGTTTGATGTGTGGCCTTATCTAGAGACTTATGCAGAG GATGTTGCCAGTGAAATTGCTGCTGAGTTACAAGGGTATCCTGATTTCATCATTGGAAACTACAGTGATGGGAATCTTGTTGCATCTTTATTGGCTTATAAAATGGGAGTTACACAG TGCACAATCGCGCATGCACTTGAGAAGACAAAATATCCAGATTCAGATTTATATTGGAAGAAATTTGAGGATAAATACCACTTTTCATGCCAATTTACTGCTGACCTAATAGCCATGAATAATGCTGATTTTATCATCACCAGTACATACCAGGAGATTGCAGGAAC GAAAAATACTGTTGGCCAGTATGAGAGCCACGCTGGTTTTACTCTTCCTGGGCTCTATAGGGTTGTCCATGGCATTGATGTTTTTGATCCCAAGTTCAATATTGTCTCTCCTGGAGCTGATATGTCAATATATTTCCCCTACTCTGAAAAGCAGAACAGACTTACAGCCCTGCATGGTTCAATTGAACAGCTATTATTTGCTCCTGAGCAGACTGATGAATACAT TGGTTTATTGAAAGACAAGTCAAAGCCCATAATTTTCTCCATGGCAAGGCTAGACAGAGTAAAAAACATAACTGGATTGGTAGAAAGCTTTGGTAAGAACAGCAAATTGAGGGAACTGGTCAACCTTGTCATAGTAGCTGGTTATATTGATGTAAAGAAGTCCAGTGACAGAGAAGAAATTGCAGAAATTGAGAAGATGCATGAGCTCATGAAAAAGTATAACTTAGTTGGTGATTTTCGTTGGATTGCTGCCCAAACAAATAGGGCACGTAATGGGGAGCTGTATCGCTACATAGCAGACACACAAGGTGCTTTCGTTCAG CCTGCTTTCTATGAAGCTTTTGGACTTACAGTTGTGGAGGCCATGAATTGTGGACTCCCCACTTTTGCTACTTGCCATGGTGGTCCGGCTGAGATCATTGAGCATGGTATATCAGGATTCCACATTGATCCTTATCACCCTGATCAAGCTTCACAGCTATTAGTTGAATTTTTCCAAAAGAGCAAGGAGGACCCAAGCCATTGGAAGAAAATATCTGATGGTGGTCTTCAAAGAATTTATGAAAG GTACACGTGGAAGATTTATTCCGAAAGGCTTATGACTTTGGCGGGAGTTTATAGTTTCTGGAAATACGTTTCCAAATTAGAGAGGCGTGAAACTCGACGATATCTTGAGATGTTCTATATCCTCAAGTTCCGTGATTTG GCAAATTCTGTTCCGCTAGCTAAGGATGATGCAAGTTAA
- the LOC100814134 gene encoding putative GTP diphosphokinase RSH1, chloroplastic isoform X1: MASASSLSVSLECVNACKPWRGDGNVRFDCSLLSCAWKAPRALTGFLASTAHPHQCSNLSNGRNGRRNRYNFGCEAFSVGGSCHDEPLDIILFEGYSRSISCQNAPRRWQLCCSLASNTVTEFSAESLWEDLKPAISYLSPKELELVYNAFMLAFKAHDGQKRRSGEPFIIHPVEVARILGELELDWESIAAGLLHDTVEDTNVVTFERIEEEFGATVRHIVEGETKVSKLGKLKYKNENDSVQDVKAEDLRQMFLAMTEEVRVIIVKLADRLHNMRTLSHMPPHKQTSIAMETLQVFAPLAKLLGMYQIKSELENLSFMYTNAEDYAKVKRRVAELYKEHEKELLEANKMLMKKIQDDQFLDLLTVKTKVRAVCKEPYSIYKAVLKSKSSISEINQIAQLRIIIKPKQCIGVGPLCNPQQICYHVLGLIHGIWTPIPRSVKDYIATPKPNGYQSLQTTVIPFLYESMFRLEVQIRTEEMDLIAERGIAAHYSGREFVTGLVGSATPSSKSSRGKTVCLNNANIALRIGWLNAIREWQEEFVGNMSSREFVDTITRDLLGSRVFVFTPRGEIKNLPQGATVIDYAYMIHTEIGNKMVAAKVNGNLVSPAHVLANAEVVEIITYNALSSKSAFQRHKQWLQHAKTRSARHKIMKFLREQAARSAADITTEAVNDFVTDSDGDSESEELSKGSSGSKYTWGKMFVNGAEISTLGRSETVLQSNNGSAWIPKVNGKHNKHVQHESFNGKGEMLLQGNLVAKIIQVNIPRYKEVLPGLESWQAQKIASWHNMEGHSIQWLSVVCIDRKGMMAEVTAAMATAGIAICSCVAEIDGGRGMAVMVFHVEGNLENLVSACSKVDLILGVLGWSTGCSWPSLMEDRGVLEC, translated from the exons ATGGCCTCTGCATCCTCCTTATCAG TTTCTCTAGAATGCGTGAACGCCTGCAAGCCGTGGAGAGGGGATGGAAATGTAAGATTCGACTGTAGTCTTCTATCGTGCGCGTGGAAAGCTCCGAGGGCTCTCACCGGGTTCCTTGCCAGCACTGCTCATCCTCATCAGTGTTCGAACTTGTCGAATGGGCGTAATGGACGAAGGAACCGGTAtaatttt GGGTGTGAAGCCTTTAGTGTAGGTGGTTCATGCCATGATGAACCACTTGATATCATACTTTTTGAAGGATACTCTAGATCTATCTCGTGCCAAAATGCTCCTAGGAGATGGCAATTGTGTTGTTCTTTGGCCTCGAACACTGTCACTGAGTTTTCCGCGGAAAGTTTGTGGGAG GATCTTAAACCTGCTATCTCGTACCTGTCACCTAAAGAACTGGAGTTAGTCTACAATGCTTTTATG TTGGCGTTTAAAGCTCATGATGGTCAGAAAAGACGCAGTGGTGAACCCTTCATCATTCACCCAGTCGAGGTTGCACGCATTCTGGGAGAACTT GAACTTGACTGGGAGTCGATTGCTGCTGGATTACTTCATGATACAGTTGAGGATACAAATGTTGTTACTTTTGAGAGGATAGAGGAGGAATTTGGTGCTACTGTGCGGCACATTGTGGAAGGAGAGACCAAG GTGTCGAAACTGGGAAAGTTGAAGtataagaatgaaaatgattCCGTGCAAGATGTGAAAGCAGAAGATCTTCGGCAAATGTTTCTGGCTATGACAGAGGAG GTTCGTGTTATAATTGTCAAATTGGCAGATAGGTTGCATAACATGCGCACACTATCACATATGCCTCCACATAAACAG ACTAGCATTGCGATGGAGACATTGCAGGTATTTGCTCCTTTGGCAAAGTTGCTTGGGATGTATCAAATTAAG TCAGAACTAGAAAATCTATCGTTTATGTACACAAATGCGGAAGACTATGCTAAGGTGAAGAGAAGAGTAGCAGAGCTATACAAAGAACATGAGAAAGAACTTCTGGAG GCAAACAAAATGttgatgaagaaaatccaagatGATCAATTCTTAGACCTTCTAACGGTTAAAACGAAAGTTCGTGCTGTATGTAAAGAGCCTTACAG TATCTATAAAGCTGTTCTCAAATCAAAAAGTTCAATCAGTGAGATTAACCAAATTGCACAG CTTCGCATTATTATTAAACCAAAGCAATGCATTGGGGTTGGGCCTTTATGCAACCCACAGCAG ATTTGCTATCATGTTCTGGGGTTGATCCATGGAATCTGGACCCCTATTCCTAGATCT gtGAAGGATTATATTGCAACCCCTAAACCAAATGGCTACCAGAGTCTTCAGACCACCGTGATTCCATTTTTGTATGAGAGCATGTTTAGGCTAGAAGTCcag ATTAGAACAGAAGAAATGGATTTGATAGCTGAGAGGGGCATTGCTGCTCATTATAGTGGGAGAGAATTTGTCACAGGGTTGGTTGGAAGTGCAACACCAAGTAGTAAAAGCTCAAGAGGGAAGACAGTTTGTCTAAACAACGCCAATATTGCCCTGAGA ATTGGCTGGCTCAATGCAATTAGAGAGTGGCAAGAAGAGTTTGTTGGCAACATGAGTTCTAGGGAATTTGTCGACACCATTACAAGAGATCTGCTGGGCAGTCGTGTCTTTGTGTTCACACCAAGGGGAGAG ATTAAGAATCTTCCTCAGGGTGCTACTGTCATTGACTATGCTTATATGATACACACTGAAATAGGCAACAAGATGGTAGCTGCAAAG GTCAATGGCAATCTTGTTTCTCCTGCTCATGTACTTGCAAATGCAGAAGTTGTAGAGATAATCACATATAAT GCACTTTCCAGCAAATCAGCCTTTCAGAGGCATAAGCAGTGGTTGCAACATGCTAAAACACGTAGTGCAAGACACAAAATAATGAAG TTTCTGAGGGAGCAAGCTGCACGCTCTGCTGCTGATATCACTACGGAAGCAGTCAATGACTTTGTCACTGATTCTGACGGGGATAGTGAATCTGAAGAACTGTCAAAAGGTTCCAGTGGCTCTAAATATACGTGGGGTAAAATGTTTGTGAATGGAGCCGAAATATCAACTTTAGGAAGAAGTGAGACCGTCCTCCAAAGTAACAATGGAAGTGCTTGGATCCCCAAGGTCAATGGAAAACATAATAAGCATGTGCAGCATGAAAGTTTCAACGGCAAAGGGGAGATGTTACTGCAGGGAAACCTTGTCGCAAAGATAATTCAAGTTAACATTCCAAGATATAAGGAAGTCCTGCCAGGTTTAGAAAGTTGGCAAGCCCAGAAAATTGCTTCTTGGCACAATATGGAAGGGCACTCCATCCAATGGTTATCTGTAGTATGTATAGACCGAAAAG GCATGATGGCTGAGGTCACTGCAGCAATGGCCACTGCAGGCATAGCCATATGTTCTTGTGTG GCTGAGATTGATGGAGGAAGGGGAATGGCTGTTATGGTATTTCATGTAGAAGGAAATTTAGAAAATTTG GTCAGTGCTTGCTCTAAAGTGGATCTGATACTGGGTGTTTTGGGATGGTCTACCGGTTGCAGCTGGCCAAGCTTGATGGAAGACCGTGGAGTTCTCGAATGCTAG
- the LOC100814134 gene encoding putative GTP diphosphokinase RSH1, chloroplastic isoform X2, producing MLAFKAHDGQKRRSGEPFIIHPVEVARILGELELDWESIAAGLLHDTVEDTNVVTFERIEEEFGATVRHIVEGETKVSKLGKLKYKNENDSVQDVKAEDLRQMFLAMTEEVRVIIVKLADRLHNMRTLSHMPPHKQTSIAMETLQVFAPLAKLLGMYQIKSELENLSFMYTNAEDYAKVKRRVAELYKEHEKELLEANKMLMKKIQDDQFLDLLTVKTKVRAVCKEPYSIYKAVLKSKSSISEINQIAQLRIIIKPKQCIGVGPLCNPQQICYHVLGLIHGIWTPIPRSVKDYIATPKPNGYQSLQTTVIPFLYESMFRLEVQIRTEEMDLIAERGIAAHYSGREFVTGLVGSATPSSKSSRGKTVCLNNANIALRIGWLNAIREWQEEFVGNMSSREFVDTITRDLLGSRVFVFTPRGEIKNLPQGATVIDYAYMIHTEIGNKMVAAKVNGNLVSPAHVLANAEVVEIITYNALSSKSAFQRHKQWLQHAKTRSARHKIMKFLREQAARSAADITTEAVNDFVTDSDGDSESEELSKGSSGSKYTWGKMFVNGAEISTLGRSETVLQSNNGSAWIPKVNGKHNKHVQHESFNGKGEMLLQGNLVAKIIQVNIPRYKEVLPGLESWQAQKIASWHNMEGHSIQWLSVVCIDRKGMMAEVTAAMATAGIAICSCVAEIDGGRGMAVMVFHVEGNLENLVSACSKVDLILGVLGWSTGCSWPSLMEDRGVLEC from the exons ATG TTGGCGTTTAAAGCTCATGATGGTCAGAAAAGACGCAGTGGTGAACCCTTCATCATTCACCCAGTCGAGGTTGCACGCATTCTGGGAGAACTT GAACTTGACTGGGAGTCGATTGCTGCTGGATTACTTCATGATACAGTTGAGGATACAAATGTTGTTACTTTTGAGAGGATAGAGGAGGAATTTGGTGCTACTGTGCGGCACATTGTGGAAGGAGAGACCAAG GTGTCGAAACTGGGAAAGTTGAAGtataagaatgaaaatgattCCGTGCAAGATGTGAAAGCAGAAGATCTTCGGCAAATGTTTCTGGCTATGACAGAGGAG GTTCGTGTTATAATTGTCAAATTGGCAGATAGGTTGCATAACATGCGCACACTATCACATATGCCTCCACATAAACAG ACTAGCATTGCGATGGAGACATTGCAGGTATTTGCTCCTTTGGCAAAGTTGCTTGGGATGTATCAAATTAAG TCAGAACTAGAAAATCTATCGTTTATGTACACAAATGCGGAAGACTATGCTAAGGTGAAGAGAAGAGTAGCAGAGCTATACAAAGAACATGAGAAAGAACTTCTGGAG GCAAACAAAATGttgatgaagaaaatccaagatGATCAATTCTTAGACCTTCTAACGGTTAAAACGAAAGTTCGTGCTGTATGTAAAGAGCCTTACAG TATCTATAAAGCTGTTCTCAAATCAAAAAGTTCAATCAGTGAGATTAACCAAATTGCACAG CTTCGCATTATTATTAAACCAAAGCAATGCATTGGGGTTGGGCCTTTATGCAACCCACAGCAG ATTTGCTATCATGTTCTGGGGTTGATCCATGGAATCTGGACCCCTATTCCTAGATCT gtGAAGGATTATATTGCAACCCCTAAACCAAATGGCTACCAGAGTCTTCAGACCACCGTGATTCCATTTTTGTATGAGAGCATGTTTAGGCTAGAAGTCcag ATTAGAACAGAAGAAATGGATTTGATAGCTGAGAGGGGCATTGCTGCTCATTATAGTGGGAGAGAATTTGTCACAGGGTTGGTTGGAAGTGCAACACCAAGTAGTAAAAGCTCAAGAGGGAAGACAGTTTGTCTAAACAACGCCAATATTGCCCTGAGA ATTGGCTGGCTCAATGCAATTAGAGAGTGGCAAGAAGAGTTTGTTGGCAACATGAGTTCTAGGGAATTTGTCGACACCATTACAAGAGATCTGCTGGGCAGTCGTGTCTTTGTGTTCACACCAAGGGGAGAG ATTAAGAATCTTCCTCAGGGTGCTACTGTCATTGACTATGCTTATATGATACACACTGAAATAGGCAACAAGATGGTAGCTGCAAAG GTCAATGGCAATCTTGTTTCTCCTGCTCATGTACTTGCAAATGCAGAAGTTGTAGAGATAATCACATATAAT GCACTTTCCAGCAAATCAGCCTTTCAGAGGCATAAGCAGTGGTTGCAACATGCTAAAACACGTAGTGCAAGACACAAAATAATGAAG TTTCTGAGGGAGCAAGCTGCACGCTCTGCTGCTGATATCACTACGGAAGCAGTCAATGACTTTGTCACTGATTCTGACGGGGATAGTGAATCTGAAGAACTGTCAAAAGGTTCCAGTGGCTCTAAATATACGTGGGGTAAAATGTTTGTGAATGGAGCCGAAATATCAACTTTAGGAAGAAGTGAGACCGTCCTCCAAAGTAACAATGGAAGTGCTTGGATCCCCAAGGTCAATGGAAAACATAATAAGCATGTGCAGCATGAAAGTTTCAACGGCAAAGGGGAGATGTTACTGCAGGGAAACCTTGTCGCAAAGATAATTCAAGTTAACATTCCAAGATATAAGGAAGTCCTGCCAGGTTTAGAAAGTTGGCAAGCCCAGAAAATTGCTTCTTGGCACAATATGGAAGGGCACTCCATCCAATGGTTATCTGTAGTATGTATAGACCGAAAAG GCATGATGGCTGAGGTCACTGCAGCAATGGCCACTGCAGGCATAGCCATATGTTCTTGTGTG GCTGAGATTGATGGAGGAAGGGGAATGGCTGTTATGGTATTTCATGTAGAAGGAAATTTAGAAAATTTG GTCAGTGCTTGCTCTAAAGTGGATCTGATACTGGGTGTTTTGGGATGGTCTACCGGTTGCAGCTGGCCAAGCTTGATGGAAGACCGTGGAGTTCTCGAATGCTAG